In the genome of Fulvivirga maritima, one region contains:
- a CDS encoding DUF3570 domain-containing protein, with protein MHCKPIKSILLLISLSLISSWAYGQAEEKKEIDVNFLFNYYSQDGDHAAVTGGTGTQDLQDRATEIDINIPLDSISAIFFYTHLNVYTSASTDNIDSRMSSASREDVRASAEVGYTKDYNDRHTYSISAGGSTETDYLSTYIKGGWSIGSDDDNRELGLNASAYFDTWLPIFPEEIRGTNNAIITTNKRNSYALSAVYSQVINKKLQASLLFDLVYQKGLLSTPFHRVYFVDEDLPKIEKLPDSRWKYPLGLRLNYYINDYFIGRFFYRYYADDFGIAAHTADIELPISITPYLTISPFYRFHTQTKADFFAAYQQHSIDQEYYTSDYDLSGFNSHKLGLGIYYSPLYGIGRMKLSKNKLSILKGIAIRAANYRRSDGLEAFLISLNCDISILANKRN; from the coding sequence ATGCATTGTAAACCAATAAAAAGCATATTATTACTAATAAGCTTAAGCCTTATTTCCTCTTGGGCTTACGGCCAGGCAGAAGAGAAAAAGGAGATAGATGTTAATTTTTTGTTTAACTACTACTCACAAGACGGTGACCATGCCGCTGTAACCGGAGGCACCGGAACCCAAGACTTGCAAGACAGAGCCACTGAAATAGACATCAATATACCGCTAGATTCAATCAGTGCCATATTCTTCTACACACATCTTAACGTCTATACTTCGGCCTCTACAGATAATATCGATAGCCGCATGTCATCAGCCAGCAGAGAGGATGTCCGTGCCTCTGCAGAGGTAGGCTACACTAAAGACTATAATGATCGCCACACTTACTCAATCAGTGCTGGCGGGTCTACCGAAACAGATTACCTTTCTACTTATATAAAAGGCGGTTGGTCTATCGGTTCTGATGATGATAACCGCGAACTGGGGCTTAATGCAAGCGCTTACTTTGACACTTGGCTGCCTATTTTTCCCGAAGAAATCAGAGGTACCAATAATGCTATTATCACTACCAATAAGAGAAATTCATATGCCCTATCTGCCGTGTATTCTCAGGTAATCAATAAAAAACTGCAGGCTTCACTCCTTTTTGACCTGGTTTATCAAAAAGGCTTATTGTCTACTCCTTTTCATCGTGTTTACTTTGTTGATGAAGACCTACCCAAAATAGAAAAACTGCCCGATAGCCGCTGGAAATACCCACTTGGCCTCAGACTTAACTATTATATTAACGATTACTTTATAGGCCGATTTTTTTACCGCTACTATGCTGATGATTTTGGTATTGCAGCGCATACCGCTGATATAGAACTCCCCATTTCAATAACGCCGTACCTAACCATCAGCCCTTTTTATCGATTTCATACTCAGACCAAAGCTGATTTTTTCGCTGCCTATCAGCAACATTCCATTGATCAGGAATATTACACTTCAGACTATGATCTCTCTGGCTTCAATAGCCATAAGCTTGGCCTGGGTATTTACTATTCTCCTCTTTATGGAATTGGAAGAATGAAACTGAGTAAAAATAAGCTATCAATCCTTAAAGGCATAGCAATAAGAGCCGCCAATTATAGGCGTAGCGACGGGCTTGAAGCCTTCCTTATAAGCCTGAACTGTGATATTAGCATTTTAGCTAATAAACGAAACTAA
- a CDS encoding permease: MSGFLEKWGESAYTTLGFFWSALWAFALGYIVSSMIQVFVTQDRMKKSMGGAGAKEVGLATFFGFISSSCSFAALATTKSLFKKGAGFIPSIAFLLASTNLVIELGIVISIFLTWQFVVGEYVGGLLLILISWVFIKLTKPQKLIKKVREKFSNEEEGHQMDSPDWRKEIKSFKGWHKVGMQYIMEWKMVWKDVTIGFTIAGIIAAFVPKSFYQTLFIGTGNGGADSLSFVQVLEHVLVGPVAAFTTFIGSMGNIPLASLLYSNGVSFAGVMAFIFSDLVVFPVLRINAKYYGWKMALYILLTLFVALIGSSLLLHYGFSFLDILPETQSGQGMQDQEHFKINYTFFLNIAFLAISGLLIWFKSKKPKDGGHHHGHAMADKGKLESILKVLAIIAYIWLLGGIIIKYALL; the protein is encoded by the coding sequence ATGTCAGGATTTTTAGAAAAATGGGGAGAATCAGCATATACCACTTTAGGCTTTTTCTGGTCAGCACTATGGGCTTTTGCTTTAGGCTACATTGTTAGTAGTATGATCCAGGTCTTTGTTACGCAAGACCGCATGAAAAAATCTATGGGCGGAGCCGGAGCCAAAGAAGTAGGTCTGGCCACATTTTTCGGTTTCATATCTAGCTCCTGTAGCTTTGCTGCGCTGGCCACCACCAAGTCATTATTCAAAAAAGGTGCAGGATTTATACCCTCTATCGCCTTTTTACTGGCCTCCACCAACCTGGTGATAGAGCTAGGAATAGTAATAAGTATTTTCCTTACCTGGCAATTTGTGGTGGGTGAATATGTGGGAGGTCTATTACTCATACTCATCTCCTGGGTTTTCATAAAACTGACTAAACCTCAAAAGCTTATTAAGAAAGTCAGAGAAAAATTCAGCAATGAAGAGGAAGGCCATCAAATGGATTCACCTGACTGGCGCAAAGAGATCAAAAGCTTTAAAGGCTGGCATAAAGTAGGGATGCAGTACATCATGGAATGGAAAATGGTATGGAAAGATGTTACCATCGGTTTTACCATAGCCGGAATAATAGCCGCTTTTGTTCCTAAAAGCTTCTACCAAACACTATTTATAGGTACTGGAAACGGTGGAGCCGATAGCCTCTCCTTTGTGCAAGTATTAGAGCATGTATTAGTTGGTCCGGTTGCCGCATTTACCACCTTCATAGGATCTATGGGTAATATACCGTTGGCGTCATTGCTGTATTCTAATGGTGTGAGCTTTGCCGGAGTAATGGCTTTTATTTTCAGTGATTTGGTAGTATTCCCGGTATTAAGAATTAATGCCAAATATTATGGTTGGAAAATGGCCCTTTACATTTTATTAACCCTCTTTGTAGCCTTAATAGGCTCTTCACTCTTATTACATTATGGTTTCAGCTTTTTAGATATACTGCCTGAAACGCAGAGTGGACAAGGAATGCAAGATCAGGAGCACTTCAAAATCAATTACACTTTCTTTCTAAATATTGCCTTTTTAGCTATCTCTGGACTATTAATTTGGTTCAAAAGTAAAAAGCCCAAAGATGGAGGACATCACCACGGACACGCCATGGCAGATAAAGGAAAACTAGAAAGTATATTGAAAGTGTTAGCAATAATAGCTTATATCTGGCTTCTGGGAGGGATAATAATTAAATATGCCCTCCTGTAA